One genomic segment of Mytilus galloprovincialis chromosome 5, xbMytGall1.hap1.1, whole genome shotgun sequence includes these proteins:
- the LOC143075226 gene encoding interferon-induced very large GTPase 1-like, producing the protein MDMAVAVDPNVSDQDVFLDALDPDEMQDLWQLSEKEILEIAGEIGGEWKSLGIHLGYTSAKLNHLEDVYPRDPQWRNVMMIGEWCSVIASLHLNVKQYLAKFLSEAGQANIADSLSTDYNIVVPSSVAEIKKHVKHISFDRPIPKVMGLFDMTEIFKRLGRPNQIRFEMNFYGCQQEALQTRVTEWQQNTDNSVEEPDDEDVWSFDDMQLALPETKMGNKTAALSKLLRDLSLESYYPDKIMISDIQEIKSMNQELDENNLPWFLLNKIMMLNYNAREEDLNMLFEKSRNEDEDFEPDSDDGLFDDTTINSINPSDLFYVTFLCCHPFLKQDIISKLFACKLAIPFIYHDFDKLVLSQWVLRKVLIDKRTDDKITQLDALHHEVKIVSFLRFGPLSISKSKIINEILHDQCHPTFFNRDCHFGTTSRLAADGIVEASWYVPSGRNNDIFDDVVMVLNLRGDSSFYRKETEIIRNLSHVIVVHSDIEQLTSEQVKKSLLALHCNNLPVIYALEASSDIGKSPAEIWRSYKSSMTMFKTQIKVFNLKTSKQTKSSSDITKEMRKLLVDSLSDRKATKLINKTRKLQFIDENQMTECTESKRIALTLMHEISSLEPTMKETILPLQGQLWASWCSDLKKRHKSKSDVEKEQLESRMDLLRAEQISKLEQHHNKFMALFIRCLGLESIQNVDQTIFFLNWIKIYLDDKCRLNVPQLVFKYQKSCVALRNAVENNNYKLFENLRLALDNAEHDLVEASFGLEHLVRELGQIYEAVMSRSAYVSSSVQKFPELVSKLIQHGYPLEIMNGDTATVPLIWIEAVLGRLQKDLGDKKLLTISVLGIQSSGKSTLLNAMFGLQFAVSAGRCTKGVFAQLVKVQEGILPYDYVLVIDTEGLRAPELGDTKHSHDNELATFVLGLGNITVINIKGENTQEIEDVLQIAVHAFLRLKMANDNLKMQQTCIFVHQNVPAVDASAKMIHAKQKMMEKLDKLTCEAAKHEGIADVYSFNQVIEVNPETHMWYFSDLWKGDPPMAPINVGYSRNVQEVKHQILFDFPLKRKTFLTISQMTTQMRDLWYGILSDNFVFSFRNSLEVKAYHTMEETFNILNWSIERKVRGFVQKTVNVQIIRCTDDKMLEEKTIELLKTLKTFLQTQLEKKTNQWNSFIDNCPLRDIMEQWRQNRILYLTENVIDLKRNGEKNIRKMKTQQATNLVRINKRTKHELELRDKAEALANQFQGKSLPEAELEKKFNSTWAKWVSGIEHDSISEKQSVKDEVEKILFDLFEADGQLIYNELKRLPKIVQSEKRNPEYSISFTDLEDSHISISKVWYEKIVGSAKPKKLKCKQHALNIINMILGKIHNFLISVLSQDSPFEKTHVKEVFMIIRESLHKHNSLIDDHHSFTFTAALRVKLAVHVARSIIDVFNYIDKRYEENHNVMAQIENYKTSTWLYFKDVYDYKNIEVKTANMLARSVEDIVKREIQEELPLKIVKTIVNEHFSSKHSLMLEVMKDLALKDDFDSFYRYIQDAENFVLKWITSFTNDRLFKPFRKSGNKYIVIVQDLIEKHFIRINYCAELATKNMKRSSSNISRWINLFENSLARHLPIPFRTFHQFVPKNQKGACFQNLHKCFVGLLDGMKSNLLIEFQNESRHFILWKEQHPCKTIFDKLWGCNERCPFCNEVCERTTKNHHNVDENHSCIQHRPLGIRGAKTLSSKIISWESCNYQVNSDTRFLCSLVKGKCKKYGKCDGLGTTEVAHYFKDYKNLFPEWKIKHSAFMDSSSYWMWFVYTYRNELSLTYNYSIPVNVLKWGSITREDAIKSLRQD; encoded by the exons TAGTTGTGCCTTCAAGTGTAGCAGAGATAAAGAAACACGTTAAACATATTTCTTTTGACAGACCTATACCAAAAGTTATGGGGTTGTTCG atATGACTGAGATCTTTAAACGTTTAGGAAGACCAAATCAAATTAGGTTTGAAATGAATTTTTATGGATGTCAACAAGAAGCATTACAAACCAGAGTTACAGAATGGCAACAAAATACAGATAATTCAG TTGAAGAACCGGACGATGAGGATGTTTGGTCGTTTGACGACATGCAACTAGCTCTACCAGAAACAAAAATGGGAAATAAAACCGCTGCATTATCAAAACTACTGCGAGATTTATCACTGGAAAGTTATTACCCTGATAAAATTATGATTTCTGATATTCAGGAAATTAAGTCTATGAATCAAGAACTTGACGAAAACAATTTACCATGGTTTCTTTTGAACAAAATTATGATGTTAAATTATAATGCACGTGAAGAGGATCTTAACATGCTGTTTGAAAAGAGCAGAAATGAAGACGAAGATTTCGAACCAGACTCGGACGATGGTCTTTTTGATGACACAACAATAAATTCTATAAATCCATCTGACCTTTTCTATGTGACCTTTTTATGTTGTCATCCATTTCTCAAACAGGATATTATATCAAAACTGTTTGCATGTAAGCTTGCAATACCATTTATTTACCATGATTTTGATAAACTTGTTTTATCGCAGTGGGTTTTAAGAAAAGTACTGATTGACAAACGAACAGATGACAAAATTACCCAATTGGACGCTCTTCATCATGAAgttaaaatagtatcatttttaagaTTCGGTCCCCTTAGCATATCCAAATCAAAAATAATCAATGAGATATTGCATGATCAATGCCATCCAACATTTTTTAATAGAGATTGCCATTTTGGAACAACCTCAAGACTTGCAGCTGACGGAATTGTAGAAGCATCATGGTATGTACCGTCTGGACGAAACAATGACATATTTGACGACGTGGTTATGGTTTTGAATCTGCGAGGAGATAGTTCCTTTTACCGAAAAGAAACAGAAATCATACGCAACCTTTCACATGTCATCGTTGTTCACAGTGATATCGAACAACTGACTTCCGAACAGGTGAAAAAATCTTTACTCGCACTGCATTGTAATAACTTACCTGTTATATATGCTCTTGAAGCCAGCAGTGATATAGGAAAGAGTCCTGCTGAGATATGGAGATCATACAAATCTAGTATGACTATGTTTAAAACACAGATTAAAGTTTTCAACTTGAAAACTTCCAAACAAACTAAAAGTTCTTCAGATATAACAAAGGAGATGAGAAAACTTCTGGTCGATTCATTAAGTGACAGGAAAGCGACCAAACTAattaacaaaacaagaaaattgcAATTTATAGATGAAAATCAGATGACTGAATGTACCGAAAGCAAGAGGATAGCGCTTACCCTAATGCatgaaatttcgagtttagaacCAACTATGAAGGAAACGATACTGCCACTTCAGGGGCAACTGTGGGCCTCCTGGTGCTCTGACTTGAAAAAACGGCACAAATCGAAGTCTGATGTTGAAAAAGAGCAACTTGAATCAAGAATGGATTTATTAAGAGCAGAACAAATATCGAAACTTGAGCAGCATCACAACAAATTCATGGCATTGTTTATTCGATGCCTGGGTTTAGAATCAATACAGAACGTTgaccaaacaattttttttctaaattggataaaaatatatttagatgATAAATGTAGACTAAATGTACCTCAACTTGTATTTAAATACCAAAAAAGTTGCGTGGCTTTAAGGAATGCTGtcgaaaataataattataaattatttgaaaatttaagattgGCTCTTGATAATGCAGAACACGATTTGGTTGAAGCTTCTTTTGGACTCGAGCATCTCGTGAGGGAATTAGGGCAAATCTACGAAGCAGTGATGTCTAGATCGGCTTATGTTAGTTCTTCAGTTCAGAAATTTCCGGAGCTTGTAAGTAAACTCATTCAGCATGGGTACCCATTAGAAATAATGAATGGAGATACTGCAACTGTTCCCTTGATTTGGATCGAGGCCGTTTTGGGCCGTCTTCAGAAGGATTTAGGAGATAAAAAACTATTAACCATATCTGTTTTGGGTATTCAGAGTTCCGGGAAGTCCACTTTACTAAATGCAATGTTTGGTCTTCAGTTTGCTGTGAGTGCCGGGCGATGTACAAAAGGTGTCTTTGCACAGTTGGTTAAGGTCCAAGAAGGCATATTACCATATGACTACGTACTTGTTATAGACACTGAGGGTCTAAGAGCACCTGAACTTGGTGATACAAAGCATTCACATGACAATGAACTTGCTACTTTTGTTCTTGGACTTGGCAACATTACTGTTATAAACATTAAGGGAGAGAACACACAAGAAATAGAAGATGTTTTGCAAATTGCAGTTCATGCATTTTTACGACTAAAAATGGCAAATGATAATCTGAAAATGCAGCAAACATGTATTTTTGTACATCAAAATGTCCCTGCTGTCGATGCATCAGCAAAAATGATACACGCAAAACAAAAAATGATGGAAAAATTGGACAAACTTACTTGCGAGGCAGCAAAACATGAAGGCATTGCAGATGTTTACTCTTTTAACCAAGTAATAGAAGTAAACCCTGAAACCCACATGTGGTATTTTTCTGATCTTTGGAAAGGGGACCCTCCAATGGCACCTATAAATGTCGGTTACAGCAGAAATGTGCAGGAAGTTAAacatcaaatattgtttgatttcccactaaaaaggaaaacatttttAACTATTTCACAGATGACAACACAAATGAGAGACTTGTGGTATGGCATTTTATcagacaattttgtgtttagtttTCGTAATAGTCTGGAAGTTAAGGCATATCATACGATGGAAGAAACTTTTAATATACTTAACTGGAGTATTGAAAGAAAGGTGCGTGGGTTTGTGCAAAAGACTGTCAATGTTCAAATTATACGATGCACAGATGATAAGATGTTGGAAGAAAAGACAATCGAACTTTTAAAGACATTAAAAACATTTCTTCAAACgcagttagaaaaaaaaaccaatcagtGGAACTCTTTTATAGACAATTGTCCTCTCCGTGACATAATGGAACAATGGAGACaaaatagaattttatatttaacGGAAAATGTGATTGATCTTAAACGAAATGGGGAAAAAAATATTCGGAAAATGAAAACCCAACAGGCTACAAATCTTGTAAGAATTAACAAACGAACAAAACATGAATTGGAGTTAAGGGATAAAGCAGAAGCATTGGCAAACCAATTCCAGGGGAAGTCGCTGCCCGAGGCAGAACTTGAAAAGAAATTCAACTCTACATGGGCAAAATGGGTTAGTGGTATAGAGCATGATAGCATCTCTGAAAAACAGTCCGTTAAAGACGAAGttgaaaaaatactttttgatcTTTTTGAAGCAGATGGCCAGCTTATTTATAATGAGTTGAAAAGATTACCAAAAATTGTACAATCTGAAAAGAGAAATCCTGAATACTCGATTTCTTTTACTGATCTTGAAGATAGTCATATAAGCATTTCAAAAGTTTGGTATGAAAAAATAGTTGGATCCGCCAAACCGAAAAAGTTAAAGTGTAAGCAGCATGCACTGAATATTATCAATATGATATTAGGGAAAATCCATAATTTCTTGATAAGTGTTCTTAGCCAGGACAGTCCTTTTGAAAAGACGCACGTCAAAGAAGTCTTTATGATAATAAGAGAGAGTTTGCATAAACACAATAGTCTTATTGATGATCATCATAGTTTTACTTTCACAGCTGCTCTGAGAGTCAAATTAGCAGTCCATGTTGCCAGAAGTATCATAGATGTTTTTAACTATATCGATAAAAGATACGAGGAAAATCATAACGTGATGGCACAGATAGAAAATTATAAAACCTCTACATGGTTGTATTTTAAAGATGTGTATGACTACAAAAACATCGAGGTTAAAACGGCCAATATGTTAGCTCGCAGTGTAGAAGATATTGTTAAGCGAGAAATTCAGGAGGAGTTGCcattaaaaattgttaaaacaatTGTTAATGAACACTTTTCCTCAAAGCATAGTCTTATGCTGGAAGTAATGAAAGATCTTGCACTCAAGGATGATTTCGATAGCTTCTATCGTTATATTCAAGACGCAGAGAATTTTGTTTTAAAGTGGATAACATCATTTACAAATGATCGTTTATTCAAACCTTTCCGAAAATCAGGCAACAAATATATCGTCATTGTACAGGATCTAATAGAAAAACATTTTATAAGAATAAACTATTGTGCTGAATTagcaacaaaaaatatgaaaaggtcATCATCAAACATATCTAGGTGgattaatttgtttgaaaattctCTCGCTCGTCATCTTCCGATCCCGTTCAGAACATTTCATCAATTTGTTCCAAAAAATCAGAAAGGGGCATGTTTTCAAAATCTACACAAATGTTTTGTAGGTTTGTTAGATGGTATGAAATCTAATCTTttaattgaatttcaaaatgagtCTAGACATTTTATTCTTTGGAAAGAGCAACATCCATGCAAAACCATTTTCGATAAGCTGTGGGGCTGTAATGAACGATGTCCGTTTTGCAACGAAGTTTGTGAAAGGACTACGAAGAATCACCACAATGTCGACGAAAATCATTCATGCATTCAACATAGACCACTAGGAATCAGGGGCGCCAAGACACTTTCATCCAAAATTATTTCTTGGGAAAGTTGTAATTATCAAGTAAATTCAGATACAAGATTTCTATGCTCGTTAGTAAAAGGAAAATGCAAAAAATATGGCAAGTGCGATGGCTTAGGGACAACAGAAGTTGCTCATTACTTCAAAGATTACAAAAACTTATTTCCAGAATGGAAGATTAAGCATTCCGCTTTTATGGACTCCTCCTCTTATTGGATGTGGTTTGTGTATACATATAGAAATGAGCTTTCTTTGACATATAACTATAGCATACCAGTAAACGTTTTAAAATGGGGATCTATTACCAGGGAAGATGCTATCAAGTCGCTACGACAAGATTAA